In Thermococcus sp., a single window of DNA contains:
- a CDS encoding DUF2250 domain-containing protein, with product MSGGDTRKERPVSFQGLELLPVHLYVLAHLKKAGVDYTRMMAKMSELELPLIEDAIKDLIEVGLIERDSGSAIKRSKARFKKAFEVHKHHTYYRLSRAGELFLRSIDERWLRDYFNSLLPGGWDIVRTLTKARSFNELPKELRNDRIREELVLHRFITPRGKRTKFFRLLMDFLGIG from the coding sequence ATGAGTGGAGGAGATACGCGAAAAGAACGCCCCGTTTCGTTCCAAGGCCTTGAACTCCTTCCGGTTCACCTCTATGTTCTGGCTCACCTCAAGAAGGCCGGCGTTGATTACACAAGGATGATGGCGAAGATGAGCGAGCTAGAGCTTCCCCTCATCGAGGACGCGATAAAAGACCTTATCGAGGTAGGTCTTATCGAAAGGGACTCTGGAAGCGCGATAAAGAGGAGCAAAGCGAGGTTCAAAAAGGCCTTTGAGGTGCACAAGCACCACACTTACTACAGGCTTTCGCGGGCCGGGGAGCTTTTCCTCCGCTCAATTGATGAACGCTGGCTTAGAGACTACTTCAACTCCCTCCTTCCCGGCGGATGGGACATTGTTAGGACCCTGACAAAGGCTAGGAGCTTCAACGAGCTTCCGAAGGAGTTAAGAAACGATAGAATCCGGGAGGAACTCGTTCTTCACCGCTTCATCACACCCAGGGGTAAAAGAACAAAGTTCTTTCGCCTTTTGATGGACTTCCTTGGAATCGGGTGA
- a CDS encoding methyltransferase codes for MKKEFALKFAFWFSWWTLIVLAGIYTREKLPFKWFTLPIGLFLMSYGLLLNAIAGKTLKKYGHFDIKRGIRKPERLVTIGIYSCMRHPAQFGSIFFGWGLALLTSSIYAVLLAGWYSFSALYFILAVEERETLREFGDNYCKFLRDRPPFNPSIECLKRGIKALKENAES; via the coding sequence ATGAAGAAAGAATTCGCTCTGAAGTTTGCCTTCTGGTTTTCATGGTGGACCTTGATAGTACTTGCGGGTATCTACACCAGAGAAAAACTCCCGTTTAAATGGTTTACCCTTCCCATAGGTCTTTTCCTTATGAGTTACGGTCTTCTGCTCAACGCAATTGCGGGAAAAACGCTGAAGAAGTACGGCCACTTTGACATAAAAAGGGGCATCAGGAAGCCTGAAAGACTTGTAACCATTGGAATATACTCCTGCATGCGTCATCCGGCGCAGTTCGGCTCGATTTTCTTTGGCTGGGGATTAGCTCTGCTGACATCAAGCATTTACGCGGTTCTCCTAGCTGGCTGGTACTCCTTTTCGGCACTGTACTTCATCCTCGCCGTTGAGGAGAGGGAAACGCTGAGGGAATTCGGAGACAATTACTGTAAGTTTTTGAGGGACAGGCCTCCCTTTAATCCCTCAATCGAATGTCTCAAAAGGGGTATTAAAGCTCTAAAGGAAAACGCCGAAAGTTAA